One stretch of Rosistilla oblonga DNA includes these proteins:
- a CDS encoding phosphatase PAP2 family protein, producing the protein MNPEPQEPSLKLYPGPAWSARSSKPLQPLLWFGVAVTLLSPLALFCDYDIAVWFWEDRLPGDFRKAIYISEFFSHGLGVAMIITGIAILVPEKRWCLPRLAALSFGSGAIVTILKMFILRRRPNDFDFSTAREDSIYQWSLDAYLQHVAIFDDSTLRSFPSGHAATAVGLCIGMMLLFPRGRIYFVCMATLACTERLLCQAHFLSDVLGGVAVATLWSYICLHPRMLGVLFGHMEPEGRGFKVPNVDDLRGKPYKRAA; encoded by the coding sequence GTGAATCCAGAGCCTCAAGAGCCCAGCCTCAAACTGTATCCGGGACCGGCTTGGTCGGCCCGTTCCAGCAAGCCGCTGCAACCGCTGCTGTGGTTCGGCGTGGCGGTGACGCTACTGAGCCCGCTGGCTCTGTTTTGCGATTACGATATCGCGGTTTGGTTCTGGGAAGATCGACTGCCGGGCGACTTTCGCAAAGCGATCTACATCTCCGAGTTCTTCTCGCATGGGCTTGGAGTTGCGATGATCATCACGGGAATCGCAATTCTGGTCCCCGAAAAACGGTGGTGCCTGCCGCGTCTGGCCGCCCTGTCGTTCGGCAGCGGTGCGATCGTGACGATCTTAAAAATGTTCATCCTGCGGCGGCGGCCCAACGATTTTGATTTCTCGACGGCGCGAGAGGATTCGATCTACCAATGGTCGCTCGACGCCTACCTGCAACACGTCGCGATCTTCGATGACAGCACCTTGCGTTCGTTCCCCAGCGGTCATGCAGCAACAGCCGTCGGATTGTGCATCGGGATGATGCTGTTGTTCCCTCGCGGCCGGATCTATTTTGTTTGTATGGCGACGCTTGCTTGCACCGAACGACTGCTCTGCCAAGCTCACTTCCTTAGCGACGTCCTGGGCGGCGTGGCCGTTGCGACGCTGTGGTCCTACATCTGCCTGCACCCGCGAATGTTAGGCGTACTGTTCGGGCATATGGAGCCGGAGGGACGTGGCTTCAAAGTTCCCAACGTCGACGATTTACGTGGCAAACCGTACAAGCGAGCCGCTTGA
- a CDS encoding peptide chain release factor family protein, producing MSQPSRSSSIPAVALDEQALIQECEVKFTRRGGPGGQHRNKVSSAVVLKHRPTGVTAEASERRSQAENRSVAIARLRVELAIHVREGVEEFVAPLVRQYGGAQFRVAIGNEVYPVILADVLNRTLASEGDVAAAAEFWSTTASQVVRFLRQEPQALSVVNQARQQAGRHRLK from the coding sequence ATGTCGCAGCCTAGCCGTTCCTCTTCGATTCCTGCTGTCGCACTCGACGAGCAGGCGTTGATTCAGGAGTGCGAGGTCAAGTTCACTCGCCGTGGCGGACCTGGCGGCCAGCATCGCAACAAGGTTTCCAGCGCCGTCGTCTTAAAACATCGCCCGACGGGCGTGACGGCGGAGGCGTCGGAGCGGCGCAGCCAAGCGGAGAACCGCAGTGTGGCGATCGCGCGATTGCGAGTCGAGCTTGCGATTCACGTCCGCGAGGGGGTGGAAGAGTTCGTGGCGCCGCTGGTCCGTCAGTATGGCGGTGCGCAATTTCGCGTGGCGATCGGCAACGAGGTCTATCCCGTGATCCTGGCTGATGTGCTGAATCGAACGCTCGCCAGCGAAGGCGATGTCGCTGCGGCGGCAGAATTCTGGAGCACCACGGCAAGCCAGGTCGTTCGCTTTCTGCGACAGGAACCGCAGGCGTTAAGCGTCGTCAATCAAGCTCGCCAGCAGGCTGGACGCCATCGACTGAAGTAG
- a CDS encoding calcineurin-like phosphoesterase C-terminal domain-containing protein — MRISALVLLVAILGLGSLPCRAHEGHDHGPSDGPENIDATGIVFDDQNGNGRRDPGEPGLPDVRVSNGKAIVKTDADGRYHLKISDDAIIFVIKPRNWMTPVNELNLPQFFYIHKPAGSPKTKFPGVAPTGPLPKSVDFPLVKRAEPNQFRALMFGDPQPRNVKEVEYIAHDVIEQVIAEEAHQASFGVTLGDIAFDDLNVLKPFNQAIALIGIPWYNVIGNHDINYDATDDKTSDETFERHYGPSYYSFDHGPVHFMVLDDVMWTVDTPGKRGKYTGGLGERQMEFIRNDLAGIPADQLVVLMMHIPLVSVTDRQELYRLIEQRPFAVSISAHAHYMEHRFIGEEDGWKGPEKHHHVINVTVCGSWWRGAPDERGLPHTTMKDGGPNGYSIMTFDGHKYDLEFRAASRPAHYQMNIYAPEEIELAALPSEADQLPKVVVNVFNGSERTKCEFRIGDEDAWKLMEQTTTKDPAYVAAIALEESLGKKAWTGLPAARDTPHIWQATLPVDLKPGTHAIEVRATMMSGKQHVSKRIMRVR; from the coding sequence ATGCGTATCTCCGCTCTCGTTCTGCTTGTCGCGATCCTCGGTCTCGGATCGCTTCCCTGCCGCGCCCACGAAGGGCATGACCACGGGCCGTCCGATGGTCCCGAAAACATCGACGCCACCGGGATCGTGTTCGACGATCAAAATGGCAATGGCCGCCGCGATCCGGGCGAACCGGGGCTTCCCGACGTCCGCGTCAGCAATGGCAAAGCGATCGTGAAGACCGATGCCGACGGTCGCTACCATCTGAAGATCAGCGACGATGCGATCATCTTTGTGATCAAGCCGCGCAACTGGATGACTCCGGTTAACGAGCTGAACCTGCCGCAGTTCTTCTACATTCACAAGCCCGCCGGTTCGCCGAAAACGAAATTTCCAGGCGTCGCGCCGACCGGACCGCTGCCGAAGTCGGTCGATTTCCCGCTGGTGAAGCGAGCCGAACCGAATCAGTTCCGGGCGCTAATGTTTGGCGATCCGCAGCCTCGCAACGTCAAAGAAGTCGAATACATCGCGCACGATGTGATCGAGCAAGTGATCGCAGAAGAAGCCCATCAGGCGTCGTTTGGCGTCACGCTGGGAGACATCGCCTTCGATGACCTCAACGTGCTGAAGCCCTTTAACCAAGCGATCGCGCTGATCGGGATTCCCTGGTACAACGTGATCGGCAATCACGACATCAACTACGACGCGACCGACGACAAGACGAGTGACGAGACGTTTGAGCGACACTACGGTCCGTCATATTATTCGTTCGATCATGGCCCCGTTCACTTCATGGTCTTGGACGACGTGATGTGGACCGTCGACACGCCGGGGAAGCGAGGCAAATACACCGGCGGCTTGGGCGAGCGGCAGATGGAATTCATCCGCAACGACCTAGCCGGCATCCCGGCGGATCAATTGGTTGTGCTAATGATGCATATCCCACTGGTTAGCGTCACCGATCGGCAAGAGCTGTATCGTTTGATCGAACAGCGGCCGTTTGCCGTTTCGATCTCCGCTCACGCGCATTACATGGAGCACCGCTTCATTGGCGAAGAGGATGGTTGGAAGGGGCCCGAAAAACATCACCACGTGATCAACGTGACCGTCTGCGGCAGCTGGTGGCGTGGTGCTCCCGATGAACGTGGACTGCCGCACACGACGATGAAAGATGGCGGCCCCAACGGCTATTCGATCATGACCTTCGATGGGCATAAGTACGATCTGGAGTTTCGCGCCGCCTCGCGACCGGCTCACTACCAGATGAACATCTACGCTCCCGAAGAGATCGAACTGGCGGCGTTGCCAAGCGAGGCCGATCAGTTGCCCAAGGTCGTGGTCAACGTCTTCAATGGTTCGGAGCGAACGAAGTGCGAGTTCCGAATCGGCGACGAGGACGCGTGGAAGCTGATGGAGCAGACGACGACCAAAGATCCAGCTTATGTCGCGGCGATCGCATTAGAAGAATCGCTGGGCAAGAAAGCGTGGACCGGTTTGCCGGCGGCTCGCGACACGCCTCACATCTGGCAGGCGACGTTGCCGGTGGATCTGAAGCCGGGGACGCACGCGATCGAAGTCCGCGCGACGATGATGTCGGGCAAACAGCATGTTTCGAAGCGAATCATGCGCGTCCGCTAG
- a CDS encoding SDR family oxidoreductase yields MSTEIFSLVGSTAVVVGGTGVLGGGMAQALADAGAKVAVVGRSAERGEARVREIEAAGGTAMFQSADALCRDSLTGARDAIAKQLGTPTILINAAGGNHPDATLPPGSDFCKLPQEAWQGVFDLNLVGGVLLPSQVFGESMLAVGKGCSIINIASMAGMIPLSRVVAYSAAKAAVINLTQFLAREWATRGVRVNAISPGFFPADQNRKLLFNDDGSYTERGGQIIGHTPMARFGDANELAGAVVWLAASKASSFVTGQNIVVDGGFSSVTI; encoded by the coding sequence ATGAGCACCGAGATCTTCAGTTTGGTTGGTTCCACCGCAGTCGTCGTGGGTGGAACAGGCGTCTTAGGTGGCGGCATGGCCCAAGCGTTGGCTGATGCAGGAGCCAAAGTGGCGGTTGTCGGCCGTAGCGCCGAGCGTGGAGAAGCGCGTGTTCGCGAGATCGAAGCGGCGGGCGGAACGGCGATGTTCCAATCGGCTGACGCGCTCTGTCGCGATTCGTTGACAGGTGCCCGCGATGCGATCGCCAAGCAACTGGGAACTCCCACCATTCTGATCAACGCCGCTGGCGGAAATCACCCCGACGCAACGCTGCCACCAGGAAGCGACTTCTGCAAGCTGCCGCAAGAAGCGTGGCAGGGCGTGTTCGATCTGAACCTGGTCGGCGGCGTGTTGCTGCCCAGCCAAGTCTTCGGCGAATCGATGCTTGCGGTCGGTAAAGGTTGCAGCATCATCAACATCGCTTCGATGGCTGGCATGATCCCGCTGTCGCGGGTCGTCGCCTATTCGGCGGCTAAAGCGGCAGTCATCAACCTGACTCAGTTCCTGGCTCGCGAATGGGCCACGCGTGGCGTTCGCGTCAACGCGATCAGCCCCGGTTTTTTCCCAGCCGACCAAAACCGCAAACTGTTGTTCAACGACGATGGCAGCTACACCGAACGTGGTGGGCAGATCATCGGGCACACTCCAATGGCTCGCTTCGGCGACGCAAACGAGCTGGCTGGAGCCGTCGTTTGGTTGGCTGCTTCGAAAGCTTCGTCGTTTGTGACCGGACAGAACATCGTCGTCGACGGCGGATTTTCTTCGGTCACCATCTAG
- a CDS encoding sugar kinase, whose amino-acid sequence MSVLNIKSEADLDFLALGAVVHRLDPGTTVFRKAREFKVHVSGGEYNCAANLSDCFGLNTGVCTAMVNYGIGEMVQARIQETGVRPFYKHFEHDGVHGPNIATVYSDCGCGVRAPVVFYNRANEAGAMLKPGDFDWDKLFSGGVKWFHSGGIFAALSASTSELVIEAMKAARAKGTICSFDLNYRAKLWNKLGGLEKGQEMIAKIVENVDVLFGNEEDLQKGLGFSGPEVEEKKDSKLDPETFFQMIEKTVAKYPNIKMVATTLREVHTTNRHDWGAVLWIGGEKHVAPTCQLDVLDRIGGGDGFASGLIYGLLDGRPHEEALRLGWAHGALLTTFSGDISNAKLPEVEAFAQGGSARVQR is encoded by the coding sequence ATGAGCGTTTTAAACATCAAATCCGAAGCCGACTTGGATTTCCTGGCCCTGGGCGCCGTCGTCCATCGCTTGGATCCTGGGACCACCGTATTCCGCAAGGCACGCGAATTTAAGGTCCACGTTTCGGGTGGCGAATACAACTGTGCCGCCAACCTGTCGGACTGCTTCGGTTTGAACACCGGCGTCTGCACCGCAATGGTCAACTACGGCATCGGTGAAATGGTTCAGGCTCGCATCCAAGAAACGGGAGTTCGCCCGTTCTACAAGCATTTTGAACACGATGGCGTACACGGACCAAACATCGCTACGGTTTACAGCGATTGTGGCTGCGGCGTTCGCGCTCCTGTCGTCTTCTACAACCGAGCCAACGAAGCTGGCGCGATGCTGAAGCCAGGCGACTTCGATTGGGACAAGTTGTTCAGCGGTGGCGTGAAGTGGTTCCACAGCGGAGGCATCTTCGCAGCGTTGTCGGCGTCGACTTCCGAGTTGGTGATCGAAGCGATGAAGGCGGCTCGCGCCAAGGGAACGATCTGCTCGTTCGACCTCAACTACCGCGCCAAGCTGTGGAACAAGCTGGGCGGACTGGAAAAGGGCCAAGAGATGATCGCCAAGATCGTCGAAAACGTCGACGTTCTGTTCGGCAACGAAGAAGACCTGCAAAAGGGACTGGGCTTCAGCGGTCCCGAAGTGGAAGAGAAGAAGGATTCGAAGCTGGATCCGGAAACGTTCTTCCAAATGATCGAGAAGACCGTCGCCAAGTATCCGAACATCAAGATGGTCGCCACCACGCTGCGTGAGGTTCACACGACCAACCGTCACGATTGGGGTGCGGTTCTGTGGATCGGTGGCGAGAAGCACGTCGCGCCAACTTGCCAGTTGGACGTTCTGGATCGTATCGGTGGCGGCGACGGATTCGCTTCGGGTCTGATCTACGGCCTGTTGGACGGACGTCCACACGAAGAAGCACTTCGCTTGGGCTGGGCTCACGGAGCTCTGTTGACCACGTTCTCGGGCGACATCAGCAACGCCAAGCTGCCAGAAGTCGAAGCCTTCGCTCAAGGCGGTTCGGCTCGCGTGCAACGCTAA